From one Plasmodium malariae genome assembly, chromosome: 12 genomic stretch:
- the PmUG01_12025200 gene encoding conserved Plasmodium protein, unknown function, with translation MENYESPSEILKKKEKEKAQESKEGNEKKEKLKFIDIFNENDDIDKNEVEIINFLKKKKVIHKRKGKNNDPNPYIEDTYNIDMTDIVSSNFATSNSYIEKNDVHSKENKYNRNRTIYNDSVYDNYNATYLINEIYRLKAEVEESLQKEYKTNEQKKVVEEKNNLLSISIDDMKKEIEKLKNIYDEEIVKVKESYDRRIDILTNEIHEKEHFYKKKIEAFEKESSTQLYECEAKYLSEKKKNEEKDALMERVQAEKENMAADMEKMAADMNKTKEEMGKIEEELGRMTKDREQITKKMENITKQFNTQLEDMQNKVDEANSMEKNFSNMLSGEREKSEQQKLTIEKYEKEIQNFKSIIDEKNESIKNMVKDILLIKNVYEELVKEKQLNEVSKKKLVKRIEEYEKDLLYLKNNIEGYRVNNDKLRKHNELLNEYIRKKEKEITTLFNENKYLKKENFVFNKNFLSIKRGKSNQLGKYSSDSTNIDQKGKISTCTTSEEEDIIGIEEIHTKRRVNASLGKDVAQIDDVLSHDALTMKCTNWCTNDPEKEENGRKKSIENEKYTKGAKKKKKKNGAGKKEDVLGKNKEALIKKNNIQSKKKKENNNAIVLGETGILCPKKYTFNICEPKPNGVEESARCAKRALRNDKKEGTSDRTEGGSQGSVRCSSHMGKYCCNGRSRRDASSNLNKSSSCCKSSSLDADPNKAYCGCTNYKDPKQENSAVNDKEVNLKEFRNSLSNFVMLNSSICREDGKVDKWHALSNTLRKKTSRERQVGEADEADEADEADEADEADEADEADEADEADEADEADEADEADEADEADEADEADETDEAGEADETDEADQADEVNEEERKKKPNVLLSKIRSTNTNLFNKELCSNKYLYDLNLYNLKKCNMFSLSNNILTEGKKKKKKIYSINSLYDSNTSIIKDMNNNNMNKNTFLKNYNSEKEIPSFPVLTNITSYNTNEKKIMGGTNTRVLLQHPENYYLKEENTEKEDTIDYFLSNIKNEKISSNRYYDDIVNKIKNKTYLHKWLTKQKPASDCKPHRRKEEDLGELSNDNKVFPNNFLIERNKKRVFKNDMFNNFNEQTNIKSYLLSKYKNKSNIYGLFIINERLKSIYKNIENKKKSISNFPMANFNDESEDYVRTRMSGSFNVVQAAHSTNDNSGVFFLGSSSKKNSKKDIFLNLIKGKEPQRISLKAVEGKRSSFDCAVKEGEGNINGTLILHDSINRKGEINNKTHDYHENVVDIEKRIVCTNMDLKNSNDQKNRNTTMCNSATAFNNSNNNDLKKNCQTDEEMENVLKELKLGLKVDPFSKKQKDTNESVGPQSILRKNGTKYISNDISGGVSGRGGESEVECDKESINEHYKSGDNEKENDLSDGNLLSHKPQKVIRSHFAHKNIGMLDIARSEILHGESSAPDEKRGRCYMYYLDKIKILKNNIIGEEENLQSYRNLRDNEMFKLNEKEDIGAAFHFRKNTNNNCEPLDIGTDGEGEEGSNKLTIQNALNSNFHNFLLSYKCKKKESNSLSTEQNEIFNFLKKSSVPSDQQKCANNDMNSRKENSYFENYYNKLKRLRDKYVGVKTGTSTGMQHFFKYKDGAAADDNDYDYGDNDDDNVDVDDNLICNFQINEEKMLTPIRNATLTNNIHKSICSNSKESEKFLFNSNSLRNNITSNETGDKYSNNNILGNQKDHSHFINILKNDNDNHNGKLMYAQREEEKMNNSIHSNNISSNTTYTSDEKWNNPLQNTNIFSTCTSSSINPGVSYTRS, from the exons atggaaaattatgaatcaccctcagaaattttaaaaaaaaaagaaaaggaaaaagctCAAGAAAGTAAAgaaggaaatgaaaaaaaagagaagctAAAATTTATTGATATCTTTAACGAAAATGATGATATAGATAAGAATGAAGTAGAGATTattaatttcttaaaaaaaaaaaaagtaatacataaaagaaaaggaaagaatAATGATCCAAACCCATATATTGAAGATACTTATAATATAGACATGACCGATATAGTGAGTTCGAATTTTGCTACGTCGAATTCGTATATTGAAAAGAATGACGTCCATTCGAAAGAGAACAAATATAATCGAAACAgaacaatatataatgattctgtgtatgataattataatgcTACATACTTAATCAATGAGATATATAGATTAAAGGCAGAAGTAGAAGAGTCTTtacaaaaagaatataaaacaaatgagCAGAAAAAAGTGGTTGAAGAGAAGAATAACCTTCTTAGTATAAGTATTGAtgatatgaaaaaagaaattgaaaaattaaagaatatttatgaTGAGGAAATTGTTAAAGTAAAAGAGTCTTATGATAGGCGTATTGACATTCTCACGAACGAAATACATGAAAAAGaacatttttacaaaaaaaaaatagaagcaTTTGAAAAGGAGTCCTCCACGCAACTGTACGAGTGCGAAGCCAAATACCTCagtgaaaagaaaaaaaatgaagagaagGATGCATTGATGGAAAGAGTCCAAgcggaaaaggaaaatatggCGGCagatatggaaaaaatggcAGCGGATATGAATAAAACGAAAGAGGAGATGGGAAAAATAGAGGAAGAATTAGGCAGAATGACTAAGGACAGGGAACAAATTACCAAGAAGATGGAAAACATAACTAAACAGTTTAATACCCAGCTGGAGGATATGCAAAACAAAGTAGACGAAGCAAACTCTATGgagaaaaatttttcaaatatgcTAAGTGGTGAACGGGAAAAAAGTGAGCAGCAAAAATTGACCATAGAGAAAtacgaaaaagaaatacaaaattttaaaagtatcattgatgaaaaaaacgaaagcattaaaaatatggttAAGGATATattattgataaaaaatgTGTACGAAGAATTAGTGAAGGAAAAACAACTGAATGAAGTGAGTAAAAAGAAACTAGTAAAAAGAATTGAggaatatgaaaaagattTGTTATAtctgaaaaataatatagaagGGTATAGAGTAAATAACGACAAGTTGAGAAAACATAATGAATtgttaaatgaatatattaggaaaaaggaaaaagaaattactactctttttaatgaaaacaaatatttgaaaaaagaaaattttgtatttaataaaaattttcttagtataaaaagaggaaaaagcAACCAACTGGGAAAATATTCTTCCGATTCTACAAATATTGATCAAAAGGGGAAGATTTCTACTTGTACTACTAGTGAAGAGGAGGATATCATAGGAATAGAAGAAATACATACAAAGAGAAGGGTAAATGCTTCACTTGGTAAGGATGTAGCACAAATAGATGATGTACTATCTCATGATGCATTAACGATGAAATGCACCAATTGGTGCACGAATGATCccgaaaaggaagaaaacgGAAGGAAAAAATCAATCGAAAATGAGAAATATACAAAGGgggcgaaaaaaaaaaaaaaaaaaaatggagcAGGAAAGAAGGAAGATGTATtaggtaaaaataaagaagcattaataaaaaagaataatatacagtcaaaaaaaaaaaaagagaacaaCAATGCTATCGTTTTAGGAGAGACAGGTATTTTATGTCCTAAAAAATACACCTTCAATATATGTGAGCCTAAGCCAAATGGGGTGGAAGAATCGGCAAGGTGTGCGAAGAGGGCCCTGCGAAACGATAAAAAGGAAGGTACCAGTGATAGAACAGAAGGGGGAAGTCAGGGTAGTGTTCGGTGTAGTTCACATATGGGGAAGTACTGTTGCAATGGAAGAAGTAGACGTGATGCAAGCAGTAATCTTAATAAAAGCAGTAGCTGTTGTAAAAGCAGCAGTCTTGATGCAGACCCAAATAAGGCATATTGTGGGTGTACCAACTATAAGGATCCCAAACAGGAGAATAGTGCAGTGAACGACAAAGAAGTAAACCTTAAGGAGTTCAGAAATAGCTTATCCAATTTTGTTATGTTAAATAGTTCAATATGTAGAGAGGATGGAAAAGTCGACAAGTGGCATGCCCTCTCGAATACgctaagaaaaaaaacatcaAGAGAGAGGCAAGTAGGGGAAGCAGACGAAGCAGACGAAGCAGATGAAGCAGACGAGGCAGACGAGGCGGACGAAGCAGACGAAGCAGACGAAGCAGACGAAGCAGACGAAGCAGACGAAGCAGACGAAGCAGACGAAGCAGACGAAGCAGACGAGGCGGACGAGGCAGACGAGGCAGATGAAACAGACGAGGCAGGTGAAGCAGATGAAACAGATGAAGCAGACCAAGCGGATGAAGTGAACgaagaagaaagaaaaaaaaaacccaATGTTTTGTTATCTAAAATTAGAAGCACGAACACTAACCTATTTAACAAAGAATTATGcagtaataaatatttgtacgatttaaatttatataatttaaaaaagtgtAATATGTTTAGTCTTagcaataatatattgactgaaggaaaaaaa aaaaaaaaaaaaatatacagtaTTAATAGTCTATATGATAGTAATACTAGTATCATAAAAGATATGAACAacaataatatgaacaagaacacatttttaaaaaattacaatagCGAAAAGGAAATACCGTCTTTTCCTGTGTTAACAAATATTACATCATATaatacaaatgaaaaaaaaataatgggaGGTACAAATACTAGAGTGCTATTACAACACCCtgagaattattatttaaaagaagaaaatacgGAAAAAGAAGACACTATTGATTACTTTctttcaaatataaaaaatgaaaaaatcaGTTCAAACAGATATTATGATGATATagtgaacaaaataaaaaataaaacttacCTACACAAATGGCTCACAAAACAAAAGCCTGCTTCTGATTGTAAACCACAtagaagaaaagaagaagacTTAGGTGAACTATCAAATGATAATAAGGTATTTCCCAATAATTTTCTTAtcgaaagaaataaaaaaagagtttTTAAGAACGATATGTTCAACAATTTTAATgaacaaacaaatataaaatcatATCTGTTAAGTAAGTATAAGAATAAAAGCAATATATATGGTCTCTTTATCATTAACGAGAGgttaaaaagtatttataaaaatatagaaaataagaaaaagtcAATCAGCAATTTCCCCATGGCAAATTTCAATGACGAAAGTGAAGATTATGTAAGGACCAGAATGAGTGGTTCCTTCAATGTTGTTCAGGCCGCTCATAGTACCAACGATAATAGTGGTGTATTTTTCTTAGGCTCATCAAGTAAGAAGAACAGTAAGAAAGACATATTTCTTAATCTTATCAAAGGAAAAGAACCCCAACGGATTAGCTTAAAAGCAGTGGAGGGAAAAAGAAGCAGTTTCGATTGTGCTGTTAAAGAAGGAGAAGGAAACATTAATGGTACCCTCATTTTGCATGACAGCATTAATAGGAAAggtgaaataaataataaaactcATGATTATCATGAGAATGTTGTAGATATTGAAAAGAGAATTGTATGCACCAACATGGacttaaaaaattcaaatgatcaaaaaaatagaaacacAACGATGTGCAATTCTGCAACAGcttttaataattcaaataataatgacTTAAAGAAGAATTGTCAAACAGATGAGGAGATGGAGAACGTGCTAAAGGAATTGAAGTTGGGGTTGAAGGTGGATCCATTTtcaaaaaagcaaaaagatACGAATGAATCCGTTGGTCCACAGTCCATTTTGCGCAAAAATGGTACGAAATATATTAGCAATGATATTAGTGGTGGAGTTAGCGGTCGGGGGGGTGAGTCAGAAGTGGAGTGCGACAAGGAGAGCATTAATGAACATTACAAATCCGGTgataatgaaaaggaaaatgacTTGAGTGATGGCAATCTACTATCACATAAACCACAAAAAGTAATCCGTTCTCACTTTGCACACAAAAATATAGGTATGCTTGACATTGCAAGGAGCGAAATATTACATGGGGAAAGTAGTGCACCAGATGAAAAAAGGGGGAGatgttatatgtattatttagataagataaaaattctaaaaaataatatcataggagaagaagaaaatttaCAGTCATACAGAAATCTAAGAGATAATGAAATGTTTAAATTAAACGAAAAGGAAGATATAGGTGCAGCTTTCCActttagaaaaaatacaaataataattgtgaACCACTGGACATAGGAACAGATGGAGAAGGGGAAGAAGGCAGTAACAAATTAACCATACAGAATGCATTAAATtcaaattttcataatttccttttatcgtataaatgtaaaaaaaaggaatcaAATAGTTTATCTAcagaacaaaatgaaattttcaattttttgaaaaagagTTCAGTTCCATCAGATCAACAGAAATGTGCAAATAATGATATGAACagtagaaaagaaaattcttactttgaaaattattacaataaattaaaacgCTTAAGAGATAAATATGTAGGAGTAAAAACGGGTACATCAACAGGTATgcaacatttttttaaatataaagatgGTGCTGCTGCTGATGATAACGATTATGACTATGGtgataatgatgatgataatgTTGATGTTGATGATAATTTAATTTgcaattttcaaataaatgaagaaaaaatgttaacACCTATTCGTAACGCTACCCTTACCAATAATATACACAAATCCATATGCAGTAATTCAAAGGAAAGTGagaaatttctttttaatagtaattctctaagaaataatattacaagTAACGAAACAGGGGATAAATACAGTAATAACAACATACTTGGAAATCAAAAAGATCATtcacattttattaatatccttaaaaatgataatgataatcaTAATGGTAAACTAATGTATGCTCAAagggaagaagaaaaaatgaacaattcAATTCATTCGAATAATATAAGTAGTAACACAACATACACAAGTGACGAGAAATGGAATAATCCACTCCAAAATACAAACATTTTTTCTACTTGCACGAGTAGCAGTATAAATCCTGGTGTTTCCTATACAAGATCGTAA
- the PmUG01_12025300 gene encoding conserved Plasmodium protein, unknown function, whose protein sequence is MYKRIKRNQLFVLVLKNDIKTKVNNTSNTKNIDYEIIKTVIRKEKEKNFKNIFLSVSLINISIFIFTFHNYYSKMNNNYYCHNDITIADHIVLNELVSSLGINNLSVYLENNFYKRLISNIQCDEYSFKENALLGLLELIYKSRTAFMKIEKGKRKSNRCSGSNDRNDEPDEDEGEKSFDVLAYIFEKLQGGYLESTKKKIYSCILFYYIKYSSEVFLTYEQIQELVYNENLFYCLNSQREEIISYLLFKVLKNDKCISEIYEREKKFIQALTQQRGYQTDKTDESDDTDKTDESDDTDKTDDTDESDEADDTDESDISSTTKRECNRNKNRSVIHFLLSYNKNKEIINEDSIWKLYYSLKQNNTNYYKQKTLFLLQNYLNNINVPFSFFFLKQNNITNTVIKKNSYNTIMNKIYLKYFENTVLYTFIFSFLLHNMNAKEYNLKSYFHICKDICRSIYSNCLINSLFLVEKSVINNLNGQADKTPIFITSLFFNLFNSMLFSLSIYKCKYALAPLLFSQMVKDNFFL, encoded by the exons atgtacaagaGAATAAAGAGAAATCAGTTATTCGTGCTGGTACTTAAAAATGACATAAAGACTAAAGTAAATAACACGagtaatacaaaaaatatagattacgaaataataaaaactgtTATTCGTAAGGAGAAggaaaagaattttaaaaacattttccTTAGTGTGagtttaattaatataagtatttttatttttacatttcataattattatagtaaaatgaataataattattattgccATAATGATATAACTATTGCTGATCATATTGTGTTAAATGAGTTGGTTAGTTCATTgggaataaataatttatccGTATATTTAGAGAACAATTTTTACAAGAGACTCATTAGTAATATTCAATGTGATGAGTACTCCTTTAAGGAAAATGCACTTCTGGGCTTGTTGGAActgatatataaaagtagGACTGCCTTCATGAAAATTGAAAAGGGGAAGCGCAAAAGTAATCGCTGCAGCGGTAGTAATGATCGTAATGATGAACCTGATGAAGATGAAGGGGAAAAAAGTTTCGATGTGCTTGCGTATATCTTTGAAAAGCTGCAAGGTGGATATTTAGAGAGtaccaaaaaaaagatttattcgtgtattttattttattatataaaatattcgaGTGAGGTTTTTTTAACGTACGAACAGATACAAGAACTagtatataatgaaaatttattttattgccTGAACAGTCAGAGAGAAGAAATTATATCCTATCTCTTGTTTAaggttttaaaaaatgacaaaTGCATTTCGGAAATATATGAAAGggaaaagaaatttattcAAGCACTTACACAACAGAGGGGTTATCAGACTGATAAGACTGATGAGAGTGATGATACTGATAAGACTGATGAGAGTGATGATACTGATAAGACTGATGATACTGATGAGAGTGATGAGGCTGATGATACTGATGAGAGTGACATAAGTAGTACTACCAAACGTGAATGTAACAGAAACAAAAATAGATCcgtaatacattttttattatcatataataaaaacaaggaaataataaatgaagacTCTATATGGAAATTATACTATTCattgaaacaaaataataccaATTATTACAAACAGAAAAccctatttttattacaaaattatcttaataatattaatgttcctttttcttttttttttttaaagcagaacaatattacaaatactgttattaaaaaaaatagttacaACActattatgaacaaaatttatttgaaatattttgaaaatacagttttgtatacatttattttttcttttcttcttcataATATGAACGCAAAGGAGTATAATTTGAAatcttattttcatatatgtaaagaTATATGTAGAAGTATATATAGCAATTGTTTGATCAATTCCCTTTTTTTAGTAGAAAAATCAGTCATTAATAATCTAAATGGGCAAGCAGACAAAACCCCAATTTTTATCACCTCCCTTTTTTTCAACCTGTTTAATTCCATGCTTTTTTCCCTTTCCATTTACAAGTGCAAATAtg caTTGGCTCCTCTACTGTTCTCACAAATGGTTAAagacaatttttttctttaa
- the PmUG01_12025400 gene encoding 60S ribosomal protein, mitochondrial precursor, putative yields the protein MNAIKFVYVPRFHFSIYNEYLNAYRKKINRIPFYIRRTASDNLPVFLKYKNNKNLVVTVIRKIKGNKEILKKEIESICNTNVIEKTDCFLIKGNHKKKIKDYFKYIGY from the exons atgaacgccattaaatttgtatatgtgCCGAGGTTTCATTTCAGCATTTATAATGAATACCTAAATGCTTACAGAAAGAAGATAAACCGAATTCCTTTCTATATAAGAAGAACgg CATCGGACAATTTACCAGTCTTtctaaaatacaaaaataacaaGAATCTAGTCGTGACTGTCATTAGAAAGATTAAAGGAAATAAGGAG ATTTTGAAAAAGGAGATCGAATCAATTTGCAACACGAATGTTATAGAGAAAACGGATTGCTTCTTAATAAAAGGAAACcataagaagaaaataaaagac tattttaaatatatcggCTATTGA
- the PmUG01_12025100 gene encoding mitotic-spindle organizing protein 1, putative, giving the protein MSDKEAKKEAIEIIYEISNILNVNLDKETIVILIQLCEYGVSPKILSHIIIQLKKEREKFLQNLDGNINNFKQGNA; this is encoded by the coding sequence ATGAGTGATAAGGAAGCTAAGAAAGAAGCtattgaaattatttatgaaatttCAAATATTCTAAATGTAAACCTAGATAAAGAAACCattgttatattaatacaattaTGTGAATATGGAGTTAGTCCCAAGATCCTTtcacatattattattcagtTAAAAAAGGAACGGGAGAAATTTTTGCAAAACTTAGATggcaatataaataatttcaagCAAGGAAACGCTTAG
- the PmUG01_12025600 gene encoding conserved Plasmodium protein, unknown function has product MELLNIKNEDNVSLRTMRYSDIQFDTSDISSNEESSFFSVGDFPNELHSSFDDISDYILVDEADLKRDRSDNTSSENNDIMTMKGACIKRNGTVKIKKEMKSSSFMEGGSKGSSENTNNEDNKKPGLCRTLGTEGRKRMLKLLRKAYKYNEECKIIMKNKNPPLSISYLPYFNLSMLWQLAEDFGVYNEALKIHRECIKKRNTNVRFKSNGKGTPNFSGQDVKKSAKSTKLECLSDYACTNIDTQTGEDYDVTNTTLNDEAHGKRKRKKNSF; this is encoded by the coding sequence ATGGAATtgctaaatataaaaaatgaggaCAATGTGTCATTGCGCACAATGAGATATTCGGACATACAATTTGACACAAGTGATATTTCGTCGAATGAAGAATCGTCATTTTTCTCAGTAGGTGATTTTCCGAACGAACTACATAGCAGCTTTGATGATATTTCAGATTATATATTAGTTGATGAAGCCGATTTGAAACGAGATCGTTCAGATAACACGAGCAGTGagaataatgatataatgaCAATGAAAGGTGCGtgtataaaaagaaatggtactgtaaaaattaaaaaggaaatgaaaaGTTCAAGTTTTATGGAGGGAGGAAGCAAAGGAAGTAGTGAGAATACTAATAACGAGGATAACAAAAAGCCAGGTTTGTGTAGGACATTAGGTACAGAGGGGAGGAAGAGgatgttaaaattattaaggaAAGCTTATAAGTATAATGAAGAATGTAagataattatgaaaaataaaaatccaCCTTTGTCTATTAGTTATTTACCGTATTTTAATTTGTCTATGTTATGGCAACTAGCAGAAGATTTTGGTGTATATAATGAAGCTTTAAAAATACACAGGGAATGTATAAAGAAGAGAAATACAAATGTAAGGTTTAAATCAAATGGAAAAGGTACTCCTAATTTCAGTGGTCAGGatgtaaaaaaaagtgcAAAGTCTACCAAGTTAGAATGCTTGTCCGATTATGCTTGCACAAATATAGATACACAAACAGGGGAAGATTATGATGTAACGAATACCACGTTGAATGATGAGGCACatggaaaaaggaaaagaaaaaagaatagcTTCTAA
- the PmUG01_12025500 gene encoding conserved Plasmodium protein, unknown function, producing the protein MGKNKVNELLKNGNNGMKINATNNSSGKKLIYISKPTHGGVFYWKCREMINSVKKKTKRCSRYLDLNHDFSRAALVGVPKTSYDPKNNIFFIQMDNEEWAGIGSKMMLNISMNILFYLHISFWMYFIYYRMLVNNKLNVFSKWKNNE; encoded by the exons ATGGGCAAAAATAAAGTTAATgaattgttaaaaaatggaaataatggaatgaaaataaatgcaaCAAATAATTCTAGtgggaaaaaattaatttatattagtaAACCAACACATGGAGGTGTTTTTTATTGGAAATGTAGAGAAATGATAAACtcagtgaaaaaaaaaacgaaacgATGTTCAAGATATTTAGATTTAAATCATGATTTCTCAAGAGCAGCATTAGTAGGTGTTCCTAAAACAAGTTATGACcccaaaaataatattttttttattcaaatgGATAATGAAGAATGGGCag gaATTGGGAGCAAGATgatgttaaatatatcaatgaatattttattttatttacatatatccTTTTggatgtattttatatattataggaTGCTAGTAAACaacaaattaaatgtatttagtaaatggaaaaataacgaataa